GGAAAAGGCCCGCAAGGCTTTGCTTTTCGGCATTCGAACTCTCCGTGACGGCGATCGGTTCAATGTGATCAACTTCGCCGGCGAAGAGCATTTGATGGAAAGCGGATTGATCCCGGCGAACGCGGCCGGAAAGAAACGGGGCGAGGAATTCGTGGGCAAGCTCCAACCGACCGGCGGAACGAATATAAACGATTCGCTGATCGCGTCGTTAAAGCAATTCGATAAAAGCGATCGTCCGAAAATGATGGTCTTTATGACCGATGGCCTGCCGACGGTCGGAGAGACGAACGTCGACCGCATCATCAAAAATGTTCAGACGGTGAAGGTCGACGGGCTGAGGCTGTTCACGTTCGGCGTCGGATACGATGTCAACACGCGTTTGCTCGACAAGATCGCTGCGGAAAACTCGGGCGATGCCGACTACATCGAGCCAAAAGAAGACCTTGAGATCAAGGTTTCGAACTTCTTTTCGAAGGTGAATTCGCCAGTGTTGACTGACCTCGAATTTGATTTTGCCGGCGTCCAGACCGATCTGATGTATCCGCGAAAGCTGAAGGACATCTTCAAGGGAGCTCAGGTTACGATCATCGGTCGATACAAGAATGATAAAGATCTGAAGGACGTAACGCTCCGCCTGCGCGGTAAGAACGGTAAGGAATCGCGAATATTTAGCTACCCGAACCTCGATTTCCCGGTCCGAAGCGAGGGCAATGAATTCCTTCCGCGGCTGTGGGCGACACGCCGTGTTGGCTGGCTGGTCGAGCAGATCAGGTCGAACGGGGAGAACAGGGAACTGCGAGACGAGGTCGTTGATCTCGGAACAAAATACGGCATCGTGACGCCGTACACTTCGTATCTCGCAACCGACGGCAGCGAGAAAGAGTTTAGAAAATCGGACATGACCGGAGGGATAAGGCGAACGCCGGCTCCGGCAAAGTCTATCGCAATGGATGCTCCGAGCGGTGCCGAGGCGATCTCGGCAAGCAAGATGGCTCGTAATCAGCAGGAGCAGATCACACTGGATGGCGTAGGCGTAGACGATAAGGACGGCAACTTCTACAAGAGGAAAGCCAGGGAAGAACAGTCGCTGAAGAAGGTGAATGCGAAAACCTTCTACCTCGAGAATGGTGTCTGGATCGATTCTGAATTCAAGGAAGACGCGAAGATCGCCGAGACACGTATTGCGTTCGCCAGCGAAGCGTACTTCGACCTTGCGTCTAAAGAGAAAGATCTCGGCCAATATCTCGCACTCGGTGAGCAGGTTGTGATCGTATGGAAAGGAAAGGTTTACCGGATCACTAAATAAAGATCCATGTAAACTCAAACCTACAAAATTACATCGGATAAGGTGATTTTTGGCCATCGAACTATTATTCTATTGGCTAACGATCACCTTTTTTCGTCGGAATGCAGGGAAGTTTTGACCTTTCTTTGGGGGGAATAATTTTGAAGATCTATCTACACGCTCTCTTATTGATCTTGATCCTTGGGATCGGAGCAATTGCTCAAACCGGCTGGATCGTTCAACCGTCCAATATAAAGGGCGACTTGGTTGCAGTTTTCTTTACGTCGTCGGACCGTGGCTGGATCGCTGGTGATGACGGCTTTCTTGCTTCGACCACCGACGGCGGTAAGAATTGGGTAAAGTATCCGCTCAACACGACGGAGAATATTAACGAGATCTATTTCCGGAACGACGACAACGGCTATCTGGTCGCCGGAAGGCGAATGTTCATGACTCGTGACGCCGGAAAGACCTGGCAGGACATTCTGATCTATCGGAATGGCGAATTCGGTGCCGGAAGGCCGGAATTCCTGAGTATTCGATTTTCGGACAAGAAGAAAGGCTATGTCATCGGTTCGGTTCTGAGAAAAAGCGGGGCCGATGAGGTTGTCGTCGATTCGCTGCTAATGCGGACCGAGGATGGCGGCGAAACATGGCGGAGGATCACCGTTCCGACCAAGACCGAGCTGTTTCATCTGGATTTTAGCGGAAACTCGCATGGTTGGATCGTCGGTGACGGTGGCGTTGTCCTTCACACGTCAGACGAAGGACTAACCTGGAGAAAACAAGACGCTCAGACCTCGCTCCCGCTTTACCATGTCGATTTTAGAGACGATAACGAAGGCTATATCGTCGGAAAATCGGGAACCATTCTCAGAACAGAAAATGGTGGTTCAACCTGGCAGCCTGTTTTGACGAGTTTCAAAGAGACTTTCATGCGCGTCGATTTTGCCGATGACAAGAATGGTTGGGCCGTCGGTTATGGCGGCAACATTCTCCGCTCGGACAACAAGGGCAAAACATGGACCCGCCAGGAAAGCAACACCCGAAGCCGCCTTTATGGCCTGTACATGGATAAGAAATTCGGCTGGGCCGTGGGCGAAAAAGGCCTAATTCTCCGCTTCAAGAAATAAAAAAGATTACAAATTTGTGGCGAATCGGTGTTTGAGTTAACACCGATGTAAAACTGTGCTATATTGCATAAGAATTTCCAACAAGTTTAAGTGTATTCATCACGTTTTGTGATATCAGCCAATCGATTTTTTGGAGGACTAAGATTATGAGAGAGCGGTTTACGAACGCGTTCGCAGTTTTCGCGTTTTTATGTGTTTTTGCTGTTGCGGCCTTCGCACAGGGAACGACTTCACGAATCACCGGCGTCGTTGCGGACGTTGCGGGAGCCCCGATAGCGGGAGCCACCGTCTCGCTAAAGCAGCAATCAACGGGTTCGGTTCTGAAGACTCAGACCAGCGACAACGGCACCTATGTATTTGATCTGATCCAGGCCGGAACTTATGAAGTAACGGTCGAGAAGGCGGGCTTTAAAAGGTTCGTCTCTTCGGGAAATGCGGCTTTGATCAACCAGCCTTCGACAGTGAACGCAACGCTCCAGGTTGGCGATATTTCGGCAACCGTAAGCGTGACGGGCAGTGCAGAGCAGGTTCAGACCAGCTCATCGGGAAATATCGGAAACACCATCGATCAAAAGACTCTTGAGAGCCTCCCGATCGTCGGACTTCGCGGACGTAACCCTCTCGATCTGCTCAACTTTCAGCCTGGAGTCGTTGTTGGCTCCAACACCGGTGGCGGTGTCAGCGTTCATGGATCGCGAGATCGCTCATTCAATTTCACCCTCGATGGCATCGATATTAACGAGTCGACCGCAGGTGGTTCGAATTTCACGCCGCTTCGTCCAAATCCCGATTCCATACAGGAATTCCAGATCGTTACCTCCAATTTCACCTCCGAGCTTGGCCGCAGCAGCGGTGCGTCGGTGACATTCGTGACACGGTCGGGCACGAACGATTTTCATGGAAATCTGTTCGAGTACTACCAAACCCCTCGATTCAACGCTAAGAGCTATCCCGTGACGATCGCTAAGCTGCCAAAGGATCAATTCGTACAGCATATTTACGGCGGAAGCTTCGGCGGACCGTTGTCGAATTTTGGCCTGGGCGAGGGCGAACCGTTCAAACTGCTCCGAGATAAGGCATTTTTCTTCGTCAACCTTCAGCTTTTGAGAGCTTACGATACTGCTCTCGTGACCAGGACCGTTTACACCCCAACCGCTCGTGCGGGCTTGTATAGATACGTCGTTGGCAGGGCGAACGCCCCGTTTGGCAGTGCAACAGCGGCAGTGGACGCAACCGGAGCTCCGACGCTGCCCCCATGCTCGGCCACCGTTACAACGCTTTGTATTGCAACCTATAACGTAGCGACGGCTCAATCGGTAGCGACGATCGATCCCACTTTGCAGGCATATCTGAATGCTATGCCGACGCCGAACAATTTCACCGCGGGTGACGGCCTCAACACGGCGGGATTCAATTTTGCCTCGCCTCAGCATGAAAAGCAGTATGACTTTTCGAGTAAATTTGATTTCAAATTTAACTCGAAAAACTCAGCGTATGTTCGATATTCTCAGGGAAGCCAGACGAGTCTTGGGGATTCCGCAAACGGCGGCCGTCCGATCTTCCCCAATTCGCCGAATTTTGTCGATACCGGCCGCTTACCGAAGAATCTTGCGGTGAACTGGCGGTGGTCGCCAACGGCAGTTGTCGCTAATGAGTTCATCTATGGCTTGAGCAAATACTTCTTCTCGTTCGCTACGCCGACGCCGGATCCAAATCTTCCGTTCGCGTTCATCAATGCGGCGACACCGAATACGAATTTTAGCTATAACGCCCGAGGCGTCAGGACACATCAGTTCGTCGATAATCTGACGTACGTGAACGGTTCGCATACCTTTAAGACCGGTATCAACTTCCGGTTCAATCAGCACAAAGATGATCGTTCAAGCGTTGCAGGTACATCGATCGAACCAGCCGTAACTCTAAGCGGTACTGCAGGCGGCGATACGGGATTTAACTACCCGACATCTGCGTTCATTCAGACGGCTGACCTGACGCGGCTCCGGAACACGGTTGCGGACCTTCTTGGACGCATCGGTTCAGTTTCGCAGGCCTTTGTTGCGGACCCGACCAACGGCGGCGGCTTCCTGCCGCGCGGCTCAAGATGGATAAACAAGGCGAACTATAAGGAATATGATTTCTACGGCCAGGATAACTGGCGCGTGAAATCCAATCTCGTATTTGATATCGGCCTGCGCTGGGAAGTTCGTGCGACACCTGAGCTGGCTAACCGCCCCTTGCTCGTGCCTAACCAGGCAGTCAAGTTAGGTGCAGCTCCATCGAACTCGATCCGCTGGGTCGAGGGCGAACTGTTCAAGACGGCGTATAACAACATTCAGCCGTCAGTCGGTTTTGCATGGGATCCGTTTAAGAGTGGTAAGACCTCGATAAGAGGTAACTATCGCCTTGCTTCGGACCGCTTTGCAACCTTCCTTTTCGGATCGAGCATCTTTCAGAGCACGCCAGGAAATGCTCTAGGCGCGACAAATTCAAACTTTGGTGCGGCGGGCGGACTTTATAGAAATATCAGTTCCGCTATCAGCGGGTTACTTCCCACCCTAACGCCTGATCAAGCTCGTACTCCGGCTTCGTTCGGCACGGGGTCGATCAGCGTCATCGATCCGGATCTTCAATATCCTCAAATTCACTCGTTCTCGCTCAGTTTTCAGCGTGAGATCGGCAATGGAAATGTAATCGAGGCGACGTATATTCGCAAGCACGCGGTACACCTGCTTGGCGGATACAACGCCAACCAGGCGAATATTTTCGCATCTGTAAGTTCACCTG
This sequence is a window from Acidobacteriota bacterium. Protein-coding genes within it:
- a CDS encoding VWA domain-containing protein; the protein is MLRSIAVVLCTVFAGFLFSNAVKAQGVIVPIVCDLRPCRPLPRPLPQPLPNALPVKSIQLDTKINGQVATTHIEQVFRNDTQYTLEGTYFFPIPENASITEFAIWENGKKLVGEVRSREEARRIYDEIVRRQRDPGLLEYAGKNLFQASIFPIPPNSDKKLELTYTEILKADSGTVAYRYPLGTGRNVWNRQPLPMEDVIYNRQGPGVGKQQFGTISGSIEIVGKEALRNIYSPSHTIDVKRKGETGANVSFETKGNDTDFQLFYGLSNGDFGMSLVTYREPGKDGYFLLMLSPKDNLEDREMVNKDIVFVLDTSGSMADEGKMEKARKALLFGIRTLRDGDRFNVINFAGEEHLMESGLIPANAAGKKRGEEFVGKLQPTGGTNINDSLIASLKQFDKSDRPKMMVFMTDGLPTVGETNVDRIIKNVQTVKVDGLRLFTFGVGYDVNTRLLDKIAAENSGDADYIEPKEDLEIKVSNFFSKVNSPVLTDLEFDFAGVQTDLMYPRKLKDIFKGAQVTIIGRYKNDKDLKDVTLRLRGKNGKESRIFSYPNLDFPVRSEGNEFLPRLWATRRVGWLVEQIRSNGENRELRDEVVDLGTKYGIVTPYTSYLATDGSEKEFRKSDMTGGIRRTPAPAKSIAMDAPSGAEAISASKMARNQQEQITLDGVGVDDKDGNFYKRKAREEQSLKKVNAKTFYLENGVWIDSEFKEDAKIAETRIAFASEAYFDLASKEKDLGQYLALGEQVVIVWKGKVYRITK
- a CDS encoding carboxypeptidase regulatory-like domain-containing protein, with translation MRERFTNAFAVFAFLCVFAVAAFAQGTTSRITGVVADVAGAPIAGATVSLKQQSTGSVLKTQTSDNGTYVFDLIQAGTYEVTVEKAGFKRFVSSGNAALINQPSTVNATLQVGDISATVSVTGSAEQVQTSSSGNIGNTIDQKTLESLPIVGLRGRNPLDLLNFQPGVVVGSNTGGGVSVHGSRDRSFNFTLDGIDINESTAGGSNFTPLRPNPDSIQEFQIVTSNFTSELGRSSGASVTFVTRSGTNDFHGNLFEYYQTPRFNAKSYPVTIAKLPKDQFVQHIYGGSFGGPLSNFGLGEGEPFKLLRDKAFFFVNLQLLRAYDTALVTRTVYTPTARAGLYRYVVGRANAPFGSATAAVDATGAPTLPPCSATVTTLCIATYNVATAQSVATIDPTLQAYLNAMPTPNNFTAGDGLNTAGFNFASPQHEKQYDFSSKFDFKFNSKNSAYVRYSQGSQTSLGDSANGGRPIFPNSPNFVDTGRLPKNLAVNWRWSPTAVVANEFIYGLSKYFFSFATPTPDPNLPFAFINAATPNTNFSYNARGVRTHQFVDNLTYVNGSHTFKTGINFRFNQHKDDRSSVAGTSIEPAVTLSGTAGGDTGFNYPTSAFIQTADLTRLRNTVADLLGRIGSVSQAFVADPTNGGGFLPRGSRWINKANYKEYDFYGQDNWRVKSNLVFDIGLRWEVRATPELANRPLLVPNQAVKLGAAPSNSIRWVEGELFKTAYNNIQPSVGFAWDPFKSGKTSIRGNYRLASDRFATFLFGSSIFQSTPGNALGATNSNFGAAGGLYRNISSAISGLLPTLTPDQARTPASFGTGSISVIDPDLQYPQIHSFSLSFQREIGNGNVIEATYIRKHAVHLLGGYNANQANIFASVSSPAITDGANTFISAFNLLRNNSAANSQLINLLMSGNANNNNGSARFRALNTTALAATGAGSGAAGSAAVTLSQRTCQAADVTATICTAAQLNQRLLDVNGFPFLIQPYPQFTGGLNVFDSNDYSNYNAVELLFKRRMTAGLSFQLAYTWSKSKDNRSWDPSLSTINTANSQAGSATPFDLRDRSLNYALSDFDRTHVFQALYVYELPFGKDKAFDSGNRALNYLIGGWQLSGTALWQTGRPFTVYSGANTVSNVIQSPANCNGCTPNMGQVVVENGVNYYFTAAQRAMFSAPNPGTLGNTGRNFFRNAKYFQTDLSVLRKFKFNEKWAFDFRVDLRNLTNTPNFDISASNNNLTFNNTAFGRILDGVANAARRVQISGKLSF